Proteins encoded in a region of the Neodiprion virginianus isolate iyNeoVirg1 chromosome 2, iyNeoVirg1.1, whole genome shotgun sequence genome:
- the LOC124298686 gene encoding mRNA turnover protein 4 homolog: MPKSKRDKKITLTKTSKKGLVLKQQIVEDIRKCVTKYNSIFLFSVQNMRNNKLKDIRAEWKDSRFFFGKNKIMALGLGKSPEEEVEDEIHKLSAALKGQCGLLFTNRPKDEVLDWMEQYGEEDYARSGFVANETITIPEGPMPEFAHSIEPHLRQLGLPTSLQKGVVTLLKDHEVCKKGQTLTPEQARILKLIGKVLATFKLTPLGVFVKSEGYMPIATDDNDDNEDDNVEMETEDTTDT, from the exons ATGCCGAAGTCCAAAAGAGACAAGAAAA tcACACTTACAAAGACCAGCAAGAAGGGACTGGTTCTGAAACAACAGATCGTCGAAGACATCCGTAAATGTGTAACAAAGTATAACAgcatttttttgttctccGTTCAAAACATGAGAAATAACAAACTTAAGGACATCCGGGCTGAATGGAAGGACAGCAGGttcttttttggtaaaaacaaaatcatGGCGCTTGGCTTGGGCAAATCTCCCGAGGAAGAAGTCGAAGATGAAATACACAAATTATCTGCCGCTCTCAAAGGCCAGTGTGGGCTCCTCTTCACCAACAGACCTAAGGATGAG GTCTTGGACTGGATGGAACAATATGGTGAAGAGGATTATGCACGCTCAGGTTTTGTCGCAAATGAGACAATAACAATACCTGAGGGACCGATGCCAGAGTTTGCGCACAGTATAGAACCACATTTGAGGCAGTTGGGACTTCCCACATCACTTCAAAAGGGAGTTGTAACATTGCTCAAGGATCACGAAGTTTGCAAAAAGGGCCAGACACTCACTCCAGAACAAGCCAGAATACTG AAACTCATTGGCAAGGTATTAGCAACATTCAAGTTAACGCCTCTTGGGGTATTTGTCAAGAGTGAAGGATACATGCCAATTGCTACAGATGATAACGATGATAATGAAGATGACAATGTAGAGATGGAAACAGAAGACACAACAGATACCTGA